Genomic segment of Nodularia sp. LEGE 06071:
CGCATCTTGGTTCATCTGGCGCAGATTTACCGGACCGCAGACAAATTCTTTAATAGTGATTTTCTGTTCGCGGAAGTCTCTGACAAAATCGCGGATAGCGGCGATGGTTTTAATTTCAGCTTCTACTTGTTCCGCCATGCTGCCAATAGGATCTATTCCTTCTTTCGAGGCTTTTCGACAATCAGAAACTATCGCGCCTTCTGGGGTATTTTTAACTAAACGAAGTTCCTGTTTTAATTTCTCATATTGATTTGTGAGAATTTCATTTTGCTGTTCGATCCTAGCGCACTGACGAGTTAAATCGTCTTCACTATTACTATCAATGGATTTGCCTACTTGATGTTGCTGTTCAATTTCTAAAAGTCGAGCTAAGTCACCTTCTTGGTAAGCTTTATTAATTTCCTTCATGATTTCGGTATGACGCATTTGAGTTTCGCCATCTTTTACCTTGTCTGGGTGAAATATTTCGGCTAAACTTAAAAATGTCTGTCGAATTTTTCTAGCAGCATCAGATTTGTTTCCAGAGGAAAAATCTATATCCGGTGACGCTTCTTGATATTGATGATTTTCTTCGGTATGT
This window contains:
- a CDS encoding J domain-containing protein, producing MPRKSTSSSQSPTTTSLALSSIHIRLETLDKEHQWLLKQIKRKRTELKNFVEQMRSLAADIFNRCNPKFQKLVDIDREIHTLFDEILTLRKLGKQSRKDIEAIYYQLQIARVISPNPKNHPEDEDTELDELFETNEQDDHVSGTHTEENHQYQEASPDIDFSSGNKSDAARKIRQTFLSLAEIFHPDKVKDGETQMRHTEIMKEINKAYQEGDLARLLEIEQQHQVGKSIDSNSEDDLTRQCARIEQQNEILTNQYEKLKQELRLVKNTPEGAIVSDCRKASKEGIDPIGSMAEQVEAEIKTIAAIRDFVRDFREQKITIKEFVCGPVNLRQMNQDAVDDMFEQMFVELGEVMFF